Proteins encoded by one window of Rhodothermales bacterium:
- a CDS encoding DNA topoisomerase IV subunit A, whose amino-acid sequence MPVVDVIPLHETARERYLNYALSVITSRALPDIRDGLKPVQRRILYAMFANLRLYPDGRHRKSATVVGEVMGKYHPHGDTAIYDAMVRMAQDFSLRAPLVDGQGNFGSLDGDRAAAMRYTEAKLRPLAMRLLDEIRRQTVNFRPSFDGTLNEPVVLPAQFPNLLVNGATGIAVGMATNIPPHNLGEVVAAAIHLIGKPEARISTLVDKYISGPDFPTGGRILNDRESLVRVYESGEGPIEIRGEYKMEGKTRIIIHSVPYGNTKASLIESIAERILKGSVPQIVDIRDESTDEVRIVLELKRGANPDAAMAYLFKRTSLQTRFHVNMTCLLPNAGTDVCTPSRVNLRTVLQEFLAFRLDVVTRRLEFELSQLEKRIHILQGFEKVFDALDEAIRLIRSAENKADAAQRLMHRFQLDDVQAEAVLEIKLYKLSRMEIGAIRDELKDKEKLAADIRKLLGDEDARWRLVKKELKAIKKEFETARKTTIGGPDDQHEYSEEDYIVDEDYAVIVTRDGWVKRQRSYTDLESIRVREGDEIGWVLPGSTRAAVCILTSFGRAYTTRIDQLPSTTGHGAPIQKLFEFRDKEQVVGVVSLDERVLPDVSIEPDAEPELFEDDDPDGDTTGPHIVAVSSAGLSVRIPVDSYSEPSTKNGRLFMRLAKRDVVVGAEISGGDENVCLASRNGNVLIFPVNQISTVKTAAKGVIAMRLSKGDHVVGYRLASAARQGLEVETSRGRREVVRTTKFSVANRGNKGRSIIKRGGISRVLHEPIEVRLNGKNKQ is encoded by the coding sequence ATGCCCGTCGTAGACGTCATTCCGCTGCACGAAACAGCGAGAGAACGGTACCTCAACTACGCATTATCCGTTATTACGAGTCGGGCTCTGCCCGATATTCGCGATGGCCTGAAGCCTGTCCAGCGGCGAATTCTCTACGCGATGTTCGCCAACCTGCGGCTCTACCCGGATGGGCGGCATCGCAAGAGCGCGACCGTCGTGGGTGAGGTGATGGGCAAGTACCACCCGCACGGCGACACCGCGATCTACGACGCCATGGTTCGGATGGCACAGGATTTCTCGCTGCGGGCACCCCTTGTTGACGGCCAGGGTAACTTTGGCTCGCTTGACGGTGACCGCGCCGCTGCAATGCGATACACCGAGGCGAAGCTTCGACCCCTCGCGATGCGACTGCTGGACGAGATCCGGCGGCAGACAGTAAACTTTCGGCCGAGTTTCGACGGCACGCTCAACGAGCCGGTTGTCCTGCCGGCGCAGTTCCCGAATCTGCTCGTGAATGGAGCAACGGGCATCGCGGTCGGAATGGCGACCAACATCCCGCCTCATAATCTGGGAGAAGTCGTCGCCGCGGCGATCCACCTGATCGGAAAGCCGGAGGCGCGCATCAGCACCCTCGTCGACAAATATATTTCCGGCCCCGATTTTCCGACCGGTGGGCGGATACTGAATGACCGCGAATCGCTGGTTAGGGTCTATGAAAGCGGGGAGGGTCCGATAGAGATCCGGGGCGAGTACAAGATGGAGGGTAAGACCCGAATCATCATTCACTCGGTGCCCTACGGAAACACAAAGGCCAGCCTGATCGAATCCATCGCCGAGCGAATCCTCAAGGGCAGTGTCCCACAGATCGTAGATATTCGTGACGAGTCGACGGATGAAGTGCGCATTGTTCTCGAGCTGAAGAGAGGTGCCAATCCCGACGCCGCCATGGCCTATCTGTTCAAGAGGACATCGCTGCAGACCCGTTTCCATGTGAACATGACGTGCCTCCTCCCGAATGCAGGCACTGACGTATGCACGCCCTCCAGGGTGAACCTGCGGACTGTTCTGCAAGAGTTTCTGGCGTTTCGGCTGGACGTGGTTACACGGCGACTCGAATTCGAACTGTCGCAGCTTGAAAAGCGAATTCACATTCTGCAAGGCTTCGAGAAGGTTTTCGACGCCCTTGACGAAGCGATCCGACTTATCCGATCAGCCGAGAACAAGGCGGATGCTGCGCAGCGACTTATGCATCGATTCCAGCTTGACGATGTGCAGGCGGAAGCCGTCCTCGAGATCAAGCTGTACAAGCTTTCCAGGATGGAAATCGGTGCGATTCGCGATGAACTCAAAGATAAGGAGAAGCTTGCCGCAGACATCCGCAAGCTGCTGGGAGATGAGGATGCGCGATGGCGCCTGGTGAAGAAAGAGCTGAAGGCGATCAAGAAGGAATTCGAGACTGCGCGAAAGACAACAATCGGCGGGCCCGACGACCAGCATGAGTACTCGGAAGAAGACTATATCGTCGATGAGGACTATGCAGTGATCGTGACGCGAGACGGGTGGGTGAAGCGACAGCGCTCGTACACCGATCTGGAAAGTATACGGGTCCGGGAAGGCGACGAAATTGGCTGGGTCCTTCCCGGTTCGACGCGGGCGGCGGTCTGCATTCTCACAAGTTTCGGTCGCGCGTACACGACGCGCATCGACCAACTGCCCAGCACAACCGGTCACGGAGCGCCCATCCAGAAGTTGTTCGAATTCAGGGACAAAGAACAGGTTGTTGGCGTCGTGTCGCTCGACGAGCGTGTACTGCCCGACGTGTCCATCGAGCCCGACGCGGAACCCGAGTTGTTTGAGGACGATGATCCGGATGGCGACACGACCGGACCACACATCGTGGCAGTATCGTCTGCAGGACTATCTGTGCGGATTCCAGTTGACTCTTACAGCGAGCCGTCAACAAAGAACGGCCGTCTGTTCATGCGGCTTGCCAAGCGTGACGTTGTGGTCGGTGCTGAAATCTCCGGCGGAGACGAAAACGTGTGCCTGGCCTCGCGCAACGGAAATGTGCTGATTTTTCCTGTGAATCAGATTTCGACGGTCAAGACGGCGGCTAAGGGCGTGATCGCGATGCGGCTTTCGAAGGGGGATCACGTGGTCGGATATCGGCTGGCCAGTGCGGCGCGGCAGGGCCTTGAGGTCGAGACGTCGCGCGGTCGCCGCGAGGTAGTGAGAACAACAAAATTCAGTGTCGCGAATCGCGGCAACAAAGGTCGATCCATCATCAAACGAGGTGGGATCAGTCGTGTTTTGCACGAGCCCATCGAAGTAAGGCTGAACGGCAAGAACAAACAATAG